From the Oxalobacter vibrioformis genome, the window ATGCCTTTGGCGGTGAAAGTGCCGGCATCAGTTCGGAAACCTATCAGAACTTCGGGCGCAAGGATTTACCACAGCCTGCCATGGCGGGCGCACGTTCCGGCCAGGTGGTAAACGATAACAGTCAAAACACCACCAACATTTACCAGCAACCAGGCCAGGATCCGAAAGCACTGGCAGATGAGATGGAAAAACGGCGGGCGCAGCGTGCCGGTGTATCCGCGCGCAGTTCCTACGCAGACGGGACTGGATTATGAATATCATGCTTTCCCTTGGCGGTTTCCAGTTTTCGCTTAATACTGCGGCGTATCAGGAATTGGTGCGATCAACCGCTTATCGCTGGGCGTCACACGATCGACTGGCCCAGCCGGCCGCAAAGCAGTTTACCGGGCCCGGTGATGATTCCATGTCACTGACGGGGGTTATTTACCCCGAATGGCGAAGCACACGTTTTCAGCTGGATAACCTGCGATCACTTGCAGCACGGGGGCAACCGCTTTTGCTGGTTTCAGGTGTTGGCGCGGTCCTGGGGCGCTGGGTTATTGATAAGATCGACGAACGGCAAAACATCTTTGCGGGATACGGTATCGCCAGAAAGCAGGGCTTCACCATTTCCATCCAGTATTTCGATGCCGGCCAACAGGCGGGCCTGCTGGATGCGCTGGAAAGCCTTTTAAACTTCTTTGACCCCGAAGCGACAAACGCGCTCGAAATAGCAAAGTATGATGCTGATGGGGTTTTGCAATCCACGACCAGCGCAGCAGGTACGGCAATTGGTTCCTTGAATACTGCCATGGATGGCCTGAAAGCGGTTGCAGAGACTACCAGCGCGATCGTGCTGCCGGTTATGAACACGGTAAACAATGGCATCCGTATGGCGGCCAATGTACGCGAAACCGCCCAGCAGCTGAAAAACAGCCTGAAAAATATCAATGATCTAAAGACACTGGGAGCGCAGCTTTACAACATTTCCAGCACGGTGGCCACAGCAGCCAATGCCGGCACAATCGCTTCCCGTGCAGCAACCGATTTGCTGGGCACCATCACCCAGGCATCAGACCCCGAAACGTGGAAAGCGGTATCTACTGCTGTTTCAGCATCGGGAACGCTGGCCACCGGCATGGGGCGTTCTTTTGGTTCCCTGATTGATACAGCCCGGAGTTTTGAATAATGGCAATGC encodes:
- a CDS encoding phage tail protein, with amino-acid sequence MNIMLSLGGFQFSLNTAAYQELVRSTAYRWASHDRLAQPAAKQFTGPGDDSMSLTGVIYPEWRSTRFQLDNLRSLAARGQPLLLVSGVGAVLGRWVIDKIDERQNIFAGYGIARKQGFTISIQYFDAGQQAGLLDALESLLNFFDPEATNALEIAKYDADGVLQSTTSAAGTAIGSLNTAMDGLKAVAETTSAIVLPVMNTVNNGIRMAANVRETAQQLKNSLKNINDLKTLGAQLYNISSTVATAANAGTIASRAATDLLGTITQASDPETWKAVSTAVSASGTLATGMGRSFGSLIDTARSFE